A region of Allocoleopsis franciscana PCC 7113 DNA encodes the following proteins:
- a CDS encoding DUF4160 domain-containing protein, giving the protein MKVLEDLKKNLFVYIYTNDHIPCHVHVFKGRKNDTNQKEVKINIGSEEERPSVVVANPNMKNKDIIDALKLVAANQEMLLRKWQEIHGIQELGD; this is encoded by the coding sequence ATGAAAGTACTAGAAGATTTAAAGAAAAATCTTTTCGTCTATATCTATACCAATGACCACATTCCCTGTCATGTCCATGTCTTTAAAGGCCGGAAAAATGACACCAATCAAAAGGAAGTCAAAATAAATATTGGCAGCGAAGAAGAACGTCCTTCTGTAGTTGTTGCCAACCCCAATATGAAAAACAAAGATATAATAGATGCCCTAAAGCTAGTAGCTGCTAATCAAGAAATGCTGTTAAGAAAATGGCAAGAAATACATGGCATTCAAGAACTGGGAGATTGA
- the asnS gene encoding asparagine--tRNA ligase, producing the protein MVTQRIVELLRNGQPDESVTIKGWVRTKRELKGFAFIEVNDGSSMANLQVVLNSDLPEYEAVLKQVNTGASVEVTGVLVESPAKGQRIELKASSVKVYGEADPEKYPLQKKRHSFEFLREIGHLRSRTNTLGAVFRVRNACANAIHQFFQEREFLWVHTPIITASDCEGAGELFTVTNLNLKDVPKTDNQEIDFSQDFFGRRAYLTVSGQLEAEVMAMAFSNVYTFGPTFRAENSNTSRHLAEFWMVEPEMAFCDLQGDMDLAEEFLRYIFKSVLEKCPEDMEFFNQRIDNTVLATAENIINNQFERITYTDAIALLEKADRKFEFPVEWGADLQSEHERYLAEELFKKPVIVSNYPVGIKAFYMRLDDDEKTVSAMDVLAPKIGEIIGGSQREERLDVLERRIKSQGMNPEDLWWYLDLRRYGTVPHAGFGLGFERVVQFMTGMGNIRDVIPFPRTPLSAEF; encoded by the coding sequence ATGGTGACTCAACGGATTGTAGAACTATTACGAAATGGTCAGCCTGACGAATCGGTAACCATCAAAGGCTGGGTACGCACGAAACGGGAATTGAAGGGATTTGCTTTTATCGAGGTCAACGATGGCTCATCGATGGCTAATTTGCAAGTTGTACTCAATTCTGACTTGCCAGAGTATGAAGCTGTACTCAAGCAAGTGAACACTGGCGCTTCTGTAGAAGTGACGGGTGTGTTGGTAGAGTCTCCGGCGAAAGGACAGCGAATTGAGTTGAAGGCATCCAGTGTGAAGGTATATGGCGAGGCTGATCCCGAAAAATACCCATTGCAAAAGAAACGCCATTCCTTTGAGTTTTTGCGGGAGATTGGGCATTTGCGATCGCGTACTAATACCCTTGGCGCAGTTTTCCGCGTCCGCAATGCTTGTGCCAATGCGATCCATCAGTTTTTTCAAGAACGAGAGTTTTTGTGGGTACACACCCCGATTATCACAGCAAGTGACTGTGAAGGGGCAGGTGAGTTGTTTACTGTTACCAACCTGAACTTAAAAGACGTTCCTAAGACTGACAATCAAGAGATTGATTTTAGCCAGGACTTTTTTGGACGCCGCGCTTACCTCACCGTCAGTGGGCAATTGGAAGCTGAGGTGATGGCAATGGCATTTTCCAATGTTTACACCTTTGGCCCCACGTTCCGGGCGGAAAACTCTAACACGTCCCGACATCTGGCAGAGTTTTGGATGGTGGAACCTGAAATGGCTTTCTGCGATTTGCAAGGAGACATGGACTTGGCGGAGGAGTTCCTCCGGTACATCTTTAAGTCGGTGCTGGAGAAGTGTCCAGAGGACATGGAGTTTTTCAATCAGCGGATTGATAATACGGTTCTCGCTACGGCGGAGAATATTATTAATAACCAGTTTGAGCGGATTACTTATACGGATGCGATCGCACTTTTGGAAAAAGCGGATCGCAAGTTTGAGTTTCCCGTTGAGTGGGGTGCAGATTTGCAATCTGAACATGAGCGGTACTTGGCAGAAGAATTGTTTAAGAAACCCGTGATCGTCAGCAATTACCCCGTGGGGATCAAAGCATTCTATATGCGTTTGGACGATGACGAGAAAACCGTCTCTGCAATGGATGTTCTTGCTCCTAAGATTGGTGAGATTATTGGGGGTTCTCAGCGGGAAGAACGGCTCGATGTTTTGGAGAGGCGGATTAAAAGTCAGGGGATGAATCCAGAGGATTTATGGTGGTATCTGGATTTACGTCGCTACGGTACTGTACCTCACGCTGGGTTTGGTTTGGGATTTGAGCGGGTGGTGCAGTTTATGACGGGTATGGGGAATATCCGTGATGTGATTCCGTTCCCTCGGACGCCGTTGAGTGCGGAGTTTTAA
- a CDS encoding NUDIX domain-containing protein yields the protein MGLFIQSDTVLMIHKMTGPEPDCWDLPGGGLQPGEPIIQALKREIREETGLSEIRVGKLLTLVEGFFPNWRGQLLHSLSIIYQCAVESDSVVYPTGDREVGTKGVQWLPVAELTPDLCSTRSWKALQALDLIKT from the coding sequence ATGGGTTTATTTATCCAATCTGACACTGTACTCATGATTCACAAAATGACAGGGCCAGAACCCGACTGCTGGGATTTACCCGGCGGCGGACTCCAACCCGGTGAACCTATCATTCAAGCTTTAAAGCGAGAAATCCGGGAAGAGACGGGTTTAAGTGAGATTAGAGTCGGAAAACTCTTAACCCTTGTGGAAGGTTTTTTTCCCAATTGGCGAGGACAGCTTTTACATTCTTTGAGCATCATCTACCAATGTGCGGTTGAGAGTGACTCTGTTGTTTACCCAACTGGCGATCGCGAAGTAGGAACGAAGGGAGTCCAGTGGCTACCCGTGGCTGAGTTAACTCCTGATCTGTGCTCAACTCGTAGCTGGAAAGCCTTGCAAGCTCTTGACCTGATTAAAACCTAA
- a CDS encoding DUF6439 family protein translates to MPEPTPLTKTNTLSELSTLELAQALAERLTITPNDWHRLKSNRKARACEQATAALVFLLKEQPEEALIRFQQASGWLDRSISAPPCPSHGDHGRSGN, encoded by the coding sequence ATGCCTGAACCCACCCCACTGACCAAAACGAATACTCTCAGTGAACTTAGTACCTTGGAACTCGCGCAGGCGCTTGCAGAGCGTCTGACCATCACGCCCAATGATTGGCACCGATTAAAGTCTAATCGTAAAGCGAGAGCTTGTGAACAAGCTACTGCCGCCTTAGTATTCCTGCTGAAGGAGCAGCCCGAAGAAGCTCTGATTCGATTCCAACAGGCGTCAGGATGGCTGGATCGCTCAATCTCTGCGCCTCCCTGCCCCTCTCATGGGGATCATGGCAGATCAGGGAATTAA
- a CDS encoding helix-turn-helix transcriptional regulator, with protein sequence MTEERQQERESPLRKRREELGLTQRDIALALGKTDQTISNWETGLYEPKMTPREVKALCRLLKWTLEEMPDDFGAVRSQSEGE encoded by the coding sequence ATGACGGAAGAACGACAGCAAGAGCGAGAGTCACCCTTAAGAAAGCGGAGAGAGGAACTAGGCTTAACTCAAAGAGACATAGCCCTAGCTCTGGGTAAGACCGATCAAACTATAAGCAATTGGGAGACAGGCCTATATGAGCCGAAGATGACTCCTCGCGAAGTCAAAGCGCTTTGTCGGCTACTGAAGTGGACTTTAGAAGAAATGCCCGATGACTTTGGCGCAGTGCGATCGCAATCCGAGGGCGAATAG